Part of the Candidatus Acidiferrales bacterium genome, GCTTGGTGGCTGGCGCCGTCCTGCTGGCCAGCGTGGCCGTGGCGCAGCCGCAGGATTTTTCCTCCATCAAAAACTTTCTCCGCGTCAACGAGCAGTACTGTACCGGCGGCCAGCCGACGATGGACGAACTGGCGAAGCTGAAGACGGAAGGCATCAAGGCCATCATCAACCTCCGGCGCCCGACCGAGTATAACGCCGAGGAAGAAGCGGCGAAGGCCAAGGAGCTCGGCCTGCGCTACGTCAACATCCCCGTCAGCGTCGCGGAGCCGAAAGACGAGCAGGCGGATGAGTTTCTGAAAGTCACCTCAGACCCGCAGAACCGCCCCGCATTCATCCACTGCGGGTCGGCAAACCGCGTCGGAGCGTTCTGGATGATCCGCAGGGTCCTGGTGGACGGCTGGAAGCTTGAAGACGCTGAGGCTGAAGCGCGGAAGATCGGGATGCACAGCCCGAGCCTGATCGAGTTTGCCCACGGCTACATCCAGCGCCACCCGAAGAAAGCCAGCTAATGGGCGCTATTGAGCCGACCCCGGGTTTTCAGACGGGCAGCTTGAAGAAAATGGCGAGCGGCCCCGCCAAGGCTGGGCCCGGCTACTTGCACATCCAGGGACTCGCTCGTCCTTGCTGCGGCATCTGTCAGTCGAATATGGCCGAGTTTCAAACCGGGAATTGGGATTAAAACCAGCCCCTGCGCTTAAAAAGCCACAGCAGAACCAGCGCAATCGCCGCCATGCCGCCGCTCACGTAGAGTGCGCCATGGGGGTGATTCAGCAGCGGCAGACCGGCAAAGTTCATTCCGAAGTAGCCGGTGACAAGGAGAAATGGCAGGGCAAGGGTGGCAAAGATCGTGAGGGCTTTCACGATTTCGTTGGTGCGGTTGGCGGTTGCGGTCAGATGCACGTCCAGCACCCCGGTGAGGATGTCGCGGTAGGACTCGACGAAATCGAGTGCGCGGACGATGTGGTCATAGACGTTGCGGAAATAGGCCTGCTGGGAGCGCAGCCAGGGCTCGGTGCGGTGCAGCAATTGGTTAATGACCTCGCGCATCGAGATGGCCACCCGGCGGAAATCGATCAGGGCGCGCTTGATGGCGAAAATTTCCGAAATCAGCCGCGGCGAAGGCCCCCGGTGGACTTCCTCCTCGAGTGCGTCGATGCGGTCGTCGATGCTGTCCAGCACGGGCAGATAGCGATCCACGACGCAATCGAGCAGGGCGTGGAGCAAGCGGCCGGGATGGGCCAGCCTGGGATCGGCCTCGAACTTGGGCCGCACAGCGCCCGCCGTGCGGCTCGGGCCGTCGTGCACGCTGATCAGGAAATCTTTGCCGACGAAGATATCGAACTCGCCGAACCAGCATTCGTTCTTCTCCGGGTTGAAGTGAACCGTGTTGACGATGACAAAGAGATGGTTTTCATACTCCTCCAGCTTGGCGCGCTGGCGCTCGTTGCGGCAGTCTTCCATCGCCAGTTCGTGCAGGCCAAACTCGGCGGCAAGCTGGTCGAGCGCGGGGCCACGGACGTCTTCGACGTGAAACCAGCGGAAGCCGGCGCGCGTGCCCAGCAGGCAGGCCGCCGCAGCGGGCGAGGTGGCGCTCATTTCTTCTTCCCTCCACTCCGGGCGGTGCGCTTG contains:
- a CDS encoding protein tyrosine phosphatase family protein, with the protein product MKRNLGLVAGAVLLASVAVAQPQDFSSIKNFLRVNEQYCTGGQPTMDELAKLKTEGIKAIINLRRPTEYNAEEEAAKAKELGLRYVNIPVSVAEPKDEQADEFLKVTSDPQNRPAFIHCGSANRVGAFWMIRRVLVDGWKLEDAEAEARKIGMHSPSLIEFAHGYIQRHPKKAS
- the corA gene encoding magnesium/cobalt transporter CorA, which gives rise to MSATSPAAAACLLGTRAGFRWFHVEDVRGPALDQLAAEFGLHELAMEDCRNERQRAKLEEYENHLFVIVNTVHFNPEKNECWFGEFDIFVGKDFLISVHDGPSRTAGAVRPKFEADPRLAHPGRLLHALLDCVVDRYLPVLDSIDDRIDALEEEVHRGPSPRLISEIFAIKRALIDFRRVAISMREVINQLLHRTEPWLRSQQAYFRNVYDHIVRALDFVESYRDILTGVLDVHLTATANRTNEIVKALTIFATLALPFLLVTGYFGMNFAGLPLLNHPHGALYVSGGMAAIALVLLWLFKRRGWF